CGTCCTGGCGAGGGCGCAAGGAGGGGTGGCTTGCCGAGCACATGCTCATCCTGGGTGTCGAGTCCCCGCAAGGTAACCGGACCTACGTCGCCGCTGCCTTTCCCAGCGCCTGCGGCAAAACCAATTTCGCGATGATGATCCCTCCCGATCGATACCAGGGTTGGAAAGTCTGGACCATCGGCGATGACATCGCCTGGATGAAGCCGGGGCCTGACGGGCGCCTCTACGCGATCAATCCCGAGAACGGTTACTTCGGCGTGGCGCCCGGAACGAATTTTCAGTCGAACCCCAACGCGATGCGAACGATCGCGAAGGATACCATTTACACGAACGTGGCCTTGCTGCCGGACGGCGATGTCTGGTGGGAAGGCAAGGATGGCCCTCCGCCCGCCCACTGCACCGATTGGAAGGGAGATCCTTGGACGCCGGAATCGAAGGAGAAAGCCGCTCATCCCAACAGCCGGTTTACCGCGCCGATGCGCAACAATCCCATGCTGGCGGACGAGGTGGAGAATCCGGCGGGGGTGCCCATCAGCGCGATCATTTTCGGGGGGCGGCGTGCGACGACATTGCCTTTGGTCTATGAGGCCTTCAACTGGATCCATGGAGTTTACATCGGCGCTACGATGGGATCTGAGACGACGGCGGCCGCGTCGGGTGCGGTTGGGCAGGTGCGGCGAGACCCGATGGCTATGCTGCCCTTCTGCGGCTACAACATGGCTCACTACTTCAGGCACTGGCTCAACATGCGGAAGCGGATGAAGTTCCCGCCACGGATCTTTAATGTGAACTGGTTTCGGAAGGACAATGATGGAGCGTTTTTATGGCCAGGGTTTCGCGAGAACATGCGCGTCCTGAATTGGATCATTGAGCGGTGCGCGGGGAAGGTGGGCGCGTACGAAACTCCGTTGGGCTGGTTTCCCAACCCGAGCGAGTTCGATGTGGAAGGCCTCAAAGGTTTCACGGAGAAGGATTTTGAGCGAGTTCAGACGATTGATCTGGAGGAGTGGCGGCGGGAGGTGATCTCGCAGGACGAGTTGTTCATACGCCTCTATTCTTATCTGCCCAAAGAGATGATCTTTCAGCGGGAGTTGTTGGTGGCGCGGTTATAGCCCGCCCGCGCCCGGGGGGCGAACCTGGGATTGGTTCTTGTTCTTGGGGTCATGAGCTGGCAACAAGAGGGGGAAGCGCATGGCAACAACTCAGATCTCTCCGGCAACCAGCCGCTTGCTCGCCCTGGATGTGTTTCGCGGCTGGACGATTGCGTTCATGATCATTGTGAACACCCCCGGGAATGGGGAGCGTTCATGGTCTCCATTGCAGCACGCCAGTTGGCACGGCTTTACTCCTACCGATTTGGTGTTTCCCTCTTTCTTGTTCATCATCGGAGTCTCGGCTTTTTTTTCCCTTCGCAAGTTCCAAGGACAGCCTCCCGGCCAAGTGCTCCCCAAGATCTGGCGTCGAACGGGCATACTCTTCCTGGTCGGCATGCTGATGTGGTACATCCCCGGGCTGGTTGCAGCGGTCTTTTCCGGAAAGTTGGTTACCTTTCTGCAAGAGTTCGTTTCCAATGTTCGGGTGCTCGGCGTGCTAGGCCGGCTCGCGCTCTGCTACGGGATTGGTGCAACCCTGGCTTTGCGACTGTCCCCGCGCGCGCTGGCCGGATTCGGTGTGGTGGCCCTGCTGGCCTACTGGGGGCTCATGCGAGCCTTTGGTCAGGGACCGGATCCGTACGCCTTGCCGACGAATGCCGCTCTGCGCTTCGACCTCTGGCTGTTGGGGCCGAACCATCTCTACCATGGAGAGTCCGTGGCTGGGAAGCCGTTCGCCTTTGACCCGGAGGGGGTGCTGAGCACGCTACCGGCACTGGTGACCTTCATTATCGGGTTCCTCTGCGGCCGATTCCTCCAGCAGAACCCCGATCGCCGATGGGCGATCAGCGAGCTGTTTCCGGTTGCTTTTCTACTCGTGGCCACCGGGTTTCTTTGGGACTACTGGCTGGGCTTCCCCATCAACAAGAAATTATGGACCAGTTCCTACACGCTGTTTGTGGGGGGACTTTCCCTGTTCCTCCTCGCGTTTGCCATCTGGCTGGTGGATGTCAAAGGCAAGGCTCGTTATTTAAGTTTCTTCCATGTCTTCGGGCTGAATCCGCTGGTCGCTTATATGGTTTCCGAAATGGGGGTGGTGATCCTCCAGACTGTGTCGATCGCCGGGGCGGAAGGTAGGAGCCAAACGGCTTTCGGCTGGCTTTACGCCCATACCGGGGCAGCCCTCGTTGGTGACAATGGCCTGGGTTCGTTCCTGTTTTCGCTGCTCTACATGGGGGCTTGCTGGATCGTGTCCTGGATTTGTTATCGCCGCGGTCTCATTATTAAGGTTTGAAGCATCCGGCTCGTCGGGGAGCGCTGTCTTGGGGCAATACCCGCTTAGCGTTGGGCAATCGACGTGGGGTTCCCTGCTTGCGCGCGTCCGATGGTTTTACTATGGCTCAGCCACTCGAACGTTCAGGCCGACGACCTCCGATTGGTGCGGGGGGATCGCAGGGCAGGTTGCTCGAATTCCTCCTGAATCCCTGCTCCTATCCCCACCATCCAAAGCGCGTTCGCCTGATTCAAACGCACTCGGCCTTCGTCTTCATCGTTCCTCCCTTTGTCTACAAGGTCAAAAAAGCGGTGAACTTTGGCTTTTTGGATTTCTCCACTCTCGCGAGACGTCGGGCTGCGTGCGAGAGGGAGTTGGAGCTGAACCGACGACTCTGCGACGGGGTCTATCTGGAGGTGGTTCCTATCTCTCGGCAGGCCCGACAACTGATCTTGGGTTCCGGGGGGCAGGTGATCGAATACGCCATCCGGATGAAATACCTGTCCCAGAGTCACATGCTGGACCGGCTGGTGAGGCAGGGGAAGGTCGGCACTCGGGACATTCAACGGATCGCCGTTACCCTGGCCAGGTTTTATACCAACCAACATCCCAGCGCTGAGGTTGAGTCCTGGGGGCGGCCGGTCCGCTTGCGCCTGAGCACGGATGAAAACTTCGCCCAAACTCGAGAATTCGTCGGGCGAACCCTGAGCTCGGTGGCGTATCGGACGGTTCGCGCCTTCACTCAGCGCTTTTACCAGTCGGGCGGCCTTCTGCTAGCCAACCGGGTGAAGGAACGACGAATTCGCGACTGCCATGGAGATCTGCATCTGGAACATATCCACCTCACCCCGCATGCGCTTCACATCTACGACTGCATCGAGTTCAATGATCGGTTTCGCTATGTGGACGTAGCGAACGATATCGCGTTCCTGGCGATGGATCTCGACCACGAGGGACGTCCAGACCTCGCCCGAGCCTTGGTGCACCGCCTGATCCGGGAGCTTGGGGATCCTCACCTCGCGCGACTGCTGCCCTTTTACAAGTGTTATCGCGCCTACGTTCGTGGCAAGGTCGAGAGCTTGCATAGCCTGGCGGAGTCGGCCCCTCCGCAGGAGCGAACGGCCAGTGCGCAACGGGCCGCAGGCTATTTCCGCCTGGCATTGGCCTATGCTATCGGCGCGTCGGAACCTATGGTCCTGGTGGTGATGGGGCGCATCGGATCCGGCAAGAGCAGCGTGGCGCAGGCCTTGGGTGCTGAATTGGGCTGGCCGGTTTTCTCGTCCGACGCCCAGCGCAAAGGGCTGGCTGGATTCCCGCTCCACGGACGCAGCGACGATCAGGCTCGGAAGGTGCTTTATTCCCAAGGGATGACGCACCGAACTTACCAGGCTCTGCTGAAGTCCGCGTTGCATTCCGTGCGGCAGGGCCAATCCGTCATCCTGGATGCCACCTTTGCGCGGCGTTCGCAGCGGGATTGGCTGCGGGGAGCCTTGGCAGCGAAGGGGCTTCCGTTGCGCTTCGTGGAACTCGTGGCGACCGATCGAGAAGTCAAGCGACGGTTGCAGCGGCGGGAACGATCCCCGATGGAAGTATCGGATGCTCGCTTGGAGGATTTTACGACGCTGAGCGGCCTCTACCAACCCGCGTCGGAGCTGCCGTTGCACACGGTAGTCCGAGTGATCTCCCACGGTACGGTCGAGCGGGTCACCTCCTCCGCGCTCAGTCGATTGGCCCGGCTCGCCGCTGATCGCCCGGTGGAGGCAGCTTAACCCTTTATTACTTTCAGTTGGTCTCCTGCCGGTTCTGTGGGTAATCCTACCCTTCGTGACCGGCGGCCCTCCACTATCTACCTCTGGCGATCGAAAATCGCCCCCGAAGACGATTTCCGTTGTGATCCCTGTTCTGAACGAGGTGAACGGTTTGGAAGAAACGGTGCGGCGGGTGCGTCGGGTCGCCGAGGTTCGCGAGATCATCGTGGTTGACGGGGGTAGCCACGATGGAACCCAGGCTTTGGCCCGATCCCTGGGCTGCTCGGTTTTTGTTGCTGCTCCCGGCCGGGGGGGACAGATGCGACTCGGAGCCCAACAGGCCACCGCCGACGTGGTTTGGCTGCTTCACGCCGACACGTGGGTGGAGTCGGATGCGGGTGAGGTCATGCTGCAATGTCTACGCGATCCTGCAGTGGTAGCGGGTGGGTTTTGGAAGCGGTTTCGTGAAACTCGTCTGCTTCTTCTAGGGTCCAGGTTCAGATGCGCCGTGCGCGTCTGGATCGGGAGACGGATCGTGGGAGATATGGCAATGTTTATCCGCCGCGAGGTTCTTGAGCAGATTGGCGGAGTGCCCGACATGGAGCTGATGGAGGATTTTGAGCTTTCCCATCGCTTGCGCAAGGTCGGTCGGTTGGCTCTCGCCGACGGCGTGGTGACGACGTCGGCTCGGCGGTTTATCGAGAAGGGAGTTCTCTCCACCTACTTCAAGATGTGGCAGATCACCATGCTCTATCGACTCGGGCGCTCTCCTGCTGAACTCAGACGCCGCTATGGTTGAGGGGCCTCAAACACCCAGGTATTTGGAAGGATTCCGGATTCGGTCGATCCGCTCAGCCTCCTGCTTCGCCGCCGCTTGTTGCTGCCGGTGCTTGGCCGCGGCATTTCGGAAGAATGTGGGAAGCGTGAAGATCTGTCGAACCAGTTCTGTCAGCTTCCTAAGGACACGTCGAAGGGGTTGCATGCGGGAGGGTTTTGCGGGCTTGGTTCAGCCCATGGGGCCCAGTTTTCCAGCTCGGAAGGCAGCGGCGATGCCCATGGGCACCTGAACCTCCGACTCCACGACCAGGGCTCGCATTTCCGCGACGCGAGCCGTCATTTCCTGAGCCTCCGCGACCGCGGCTGCGCGACGAATCTCCGCGTGGGCCTGAGCGATGAGCTTGTTCGCTTCGGCTTGCTCGGCTTGCAGCTTGGCCCCGATGTTCTCGCCCACGTCCAAGTCAGCGATATCCAAGGACAGAATCTCGAAGGCCGTGTTGGCGTCCAGGCCTTTGTTCAACACAGTTCGAGAGATCAAGTCGGGGCTCTCCAGCACCTCCTTGTAAGTGGCCGACGAACCAATCGTGCTGACAATGCCTTCTCCGACCCTCGCGATGATAGTTTCCTCCGTCGCCCCGCCGACGAATCGGTCCAAGTTGGTTCGCACGGTGACGAGTACCCGTGCCTTGATGATGATTCCATCCTTGGCCACTCCCGTGATGGTCAGCTTGCCTGAGCTAGGGGCTGGGCAGCCGATCACTCGGGGATTGATCGAGGTTCGAACGGCTTCAATGAGTGTCTTTCCGGTTCCCTTGGTAGCCAGGTCTATGGCGCAGGCGCGATCAAAGCTCAGGGGGATGGCTGCCTTTCGGGATGCGATGAGAGCCAGCACCACCATGGGCACGTTCCCGCCGGCCATGTAGTGGGTGGAGAGATCATCGATGGAGAGCGGCAGGCCCGATCGAACAGCGCTGATCCGGTTGTCCACAATGAGTCCGACCGGCACGCGACGTAGTCGAAGCGCGATGAGTTCCGTCCAGGTGATTTTAGCACCGGAGAACAGCGCCCGCAGATAGATCCATCCAAAATTGGCCAGCAGGAGCGCGAGAGCCAGCAGTATGATGATCCCGATGCCCAGGGCCGGCAGCTCCCAGGACGCACCGAGAATTACTGCTTGGGCAGTGACGGGAGACATGTCGAGGAGGGGGGAGAGTGGGTTCATCGCTGGATGAGCTAGCAGGTAGCATGGGACGGAGCTACCGGGCGGATCTTCGGAGGGGGGATTTGGTATTCGAACAGGAGTTTGTAGCGGAGCAGTTGGTGGCAAGGGATCTTGTCGATCGTATGCCTGGTCAACCAGCCCTGGCAGGAGATCTCGCCGGAGGCCATCGGCAAGCCGAGGCTGACTGCTTCGGCGATCACTGAGCTCAGGTCAAAGTCCCCGCGGATGCATTCGGGGTTAGGACAGTCTAAGCGGAAAACCGTTCGAGCGTGTTCTGGGTTGACGGTGTATTTGATCTGATGATTCCGCCCCAGGCCTTCGGAAGTATAGTGGCCGAACTCCACAGTGAGCGATTTCAGGTTGGGATAGGTCGCGGCCAGGCTTGCGGAGGCCTTGCTTCTCAGGTCTTCTTGCCGGCGGTAGTCCGCGCGTGGGGTCACTCTGCGTTGGCTTGTCATGTCTGGCCTTTATCCGTGCGTGAACGTTGTATCGGCATCAATTTAGAGGCGAATCTTCACTGCCGAAAAGTCCAACGGGTTGAAATGTCGGGTGAATGTCGGGTGAATCCGCCTCGGTCAAGGTAGCAGGCGCTTCTTTGCTTGGCCATGGGGTAAACACCCCATGGTGAAGTCGCATTTAGTGTCGCAGGGTTAGATGTGAACATGCACCCAGACCTTCCGCGATCTGCGTCAGAAGGAAGGAAGCTCGCCGCTGCGACCGCGAAGCTCAGCCACCCCCTGGCTGTGTTCAAGAGGCGGTATGCTGCCGGCTTGCGGTCCTACCTGCTCCGGGAGACTTCCCCTCGGGCGGCGACCCAGGTGCAGCTCCGACTGGGACAGCGTGCGGCGCGACTTGGGATCGGGGTTTTAGAGGTCGCACGCATGCACGAGCGTTGCCTGCAACAGCTACCGGGCCTCCGAGGCCGTAGCGTGGTTCAGGAGCGGGCTGGGTTGTTTTTTCGAGATGTGATAAGGCCATTGCTGGCCAGGGTCGCTGTCATTTCGAGAAGTCGCCTGGCAACGAGCCGGTTGGAGCTGAGGCTTAAGCGTCGAAATGCCGAGTTGGAGTCTACACGCGCCCGACTCCAGAGGAGCGTATTGGTGCGGCAACGGCTTCAAGCCACGTTGAAACGATCTGGAGATCAGAATTCGCGACTATTGGCTCAATCACTGCGCATGCAGGAGGTTTTTCGGCAGACGACCCGGAGGGTGTTGATCCGGATGGAGGAGGAGCGGGGCAAGGTCAGCCGCCAACTGCATGACGATGTGGCCCAGACGCTGCTCGGCATCAATGTACGGTTGATCTCGATGCGAAAGGACGCCAGTGACCAATCCCGCTGGTTTAGGAATCGTATGGCCAGCACCCGGCGGTTGGTGGGACAATCCGCCAAATCCATGAAATCCATGGCCCTTCGCCTGAGTAAGAAATGAAACTCCGAGATCAGCGGGTTGCCCGCCGTTATCATACCGCACTGCATGCCTACCTAGGACGAAGGGGCAGTGCATCGACGGAGGTGGTGTGCCATCTCGGTAAGAATGTATTGAACCTCGGTGTAAACACACTCCGGCTAGCCAAGCTTCACGACGAGATCATGACCTTGGAGCTGTTGCCGGATTGTGTTCCCTCCAGACGTCCTGCACTGATACGAAGGGCTGGGTTCTTCTTCGCTGCCGCCATTACCCCCATCAAGGGGGTTCCAAAGGAAGGGCGAGCTGCGGAAGCCCGGTTGAGCCGGTTTATTGCGACCCTCAGTCAGCGCACTGTGCAGTTGGCGGCGTCCAATCTGGAACTCAGCCGGGAGATCACTCAGCGGAAATCCGTGGAGAAGGCTCTGAAGAAGAGTGAGCAGCACTATGCCCGCCTGCTGAAACAGTCCGACCGGCTTCAGGAACAATTGCGAGGACTCTCCCGACAAATCCTCGCCGCTCACGAGGAAGAACGGAAGAAGATCAGTCGCGAGCTTCATGATGTGATCGCTCAAACCCTGACTGGCATCAACTTGCGCCTTTCCACCTTGAGGAAGGATGCCGCCCTGAACACCAAGGGTTTGGATCGCAATATTGGTCGGACTCAGCAGTTGGTGGAGCGGTCCGTGAACATCGTCCACCGATTCGCGCGCGAGTTGCGTCCCGCGGTGCTGGACGACCTCGGTTTGGTTCCCGCGCTGCAGTCCTTCATCAAGAACTTTATCGAGCAGACTCGGATTCCCACCAGCCTCGTGGTATCCTCCGGCATGCAGCGTTTGGATGCCACCCGAAGAACCGTGTTGTTCCGTGTCGCGCAGGAGGCCCTGACCAATGTCGCCCGACACGCGAAGGCGCGTCACGCGCAGGTGCGGATTCAATGCGGCTCTCGAAACATCCAAATGGAGATTCAGGACGACGGAGTCGCCTTCCGCGTTCAGCCCGTGATGCGCTCGCTCAGTGGTAGGCACCTGGGCTTGCTTGGCATGCGTGAGAGATTGGAGATGATCGGGGGCGAGCTTCAGGTCGACTCGACGTCTCGGACGGGCACATTGATTCGTGCCAAGATTCCCTTGGGCAAGGCCTCTCTTGGAGGTGTTAGCAAGGGTAGAAGTCGACGCAAACCAAAGGAAATCGGACCCCCCACATTATGAACCCTATCACTGTTCTGCTCGCGGAAGACCACACCATGGTTCGTGAAGGTTTTCGCGCCATGCTCGCCCTGGAACGCGACATTGAAGTTGTTGGTGAGGCCAAGGATGGACGTCAGGCAGTGGTCATGACGTCCCGACTGAAGCCTGAAATCGTGCTGATGGACATTGCCATGCCCTTGCTGAACGGTCTGGAGGCCACGCGCCAAGTGATGAAGCTGGTGCCTTCCACAAAGGTATTGGTCCTCTCCGCCCACAGTGACGATGCTTACATCGACGCTGCCATTGAGTCAGGCGCAGTGGGTTTCTTGTTGAAGCAGACTTCCTCGAGTGATGTGTGCCGCGCCATTCGAGAAATTCACGCGGGAAGGAGATTCTTTAGCCCCTCGATTTCTCGTCGTTTGGGCCAGCTCGAATCCACTACAACTCGGAGGGTCGGTGCCTTGAAAGATCGGGTGGCCCAGCTCACATCCCGTGAACGAGAGGTCCTTCAGCTGATCGCGGAGGGCAAGGCCAACAAGGAGACGGCAGTTGAGCTTGGCATCGGGATCAAGACAGTCGAGAAACACCGGGAGCACCTGATGGAGAAACTCGATATTCACGATACGGCCGGCTTGACTCGCTATGCCATTGGCGCTGGCATCATCGAGAGCAGCGTGCAGACTACCACACGCTCCTCCTCTTGACTCGTTCTTGGTCTAACATGTCTGGATCAGCAGCTCCTAGCTATGGGACAAAACCCCACCCCCCGCAATTGAATGGTAGGGTTATACCCCATAGCCACTCGGAGCGTGATCGTCTTGAATGGAACAATGAAAACTGACTCGACCTCCGCTCTTAAACGCATCCTACTTTTAATCCTGGTTGTCTCGATCTCTGCCGTTGGCGGGGTAGGGTGCAACACCGCCGATGGATTCGGCAAAGACATGGAGCGCACTGGGGAAAAAATTCAGGACGGCACGAAGTAATAGCGCGATTTGTTCCCTCCGGGCCTCGGCCTTTCACGCCTTATGCGGCAGTTGCCTATTCGGGAAAGTCCAGTCCACAATGGTGCCTATGCACGGAGCTTATCTGAATCTGACCGTCCGAGTGGGTTGCAGCCTGGCCTACGAGGTTTCTGTTCCCACTTCGGTGCTGTTTGTGCTGAAACCACGCTTGGAGGGTCGCGTGTTGGTGATGCAGGAACGCCTCTCCTTTGGCATCGGCCTCCCGGCTTATGAGTTTCAGGACTCCCACGGCAACATCACTTACCGATCGATGTTCATGCCCGGGCGGAACGAAATTCGACACGATGCACTGGTCGCTGTCTCCTCGCTTCCGGACAACCGCGAACTGGTCGTTCCGATGCTTCCGGTGGGCGAACTCCCCTGTGAGTTGTTACGCTACACCCTGCCCAGTCGCTACTGCGATTCCGATAAGTTGATGGACTTCGCCTGGAATCAGTTTGGTATGGTTCCGCACGGTTTGGCTCGAGTGCAGGCCATCTGCGATTGGGTCCACCAGAACATCGAGTATCGATACATGTCCGGACGGTCGGACCTGTCCGCCTCCGAGGTCATTCACCGTCGTTATGGAGTTTGCCGAGATTTCGCACATGTCGCGGTCGCTCTTTGTCGCGCGTTCAATCTGCCGGCGCGGTATGTGACAGGTCATCTTCCGGACATCGGTCATCTTGATCCGGGTTCCCCGATGGACTTTCATGCTTACTGCGAGGTGTATTTGGGACGCGATTGGTATACCTTTGACCCTCGTTTCAACGAGCCTCGGATTGGGCGAGTTAAAGTGGCGCACGGGGCTGACGCCGTTGATGGGGCATTTGCGACCGTCTACGGGCAGGCCAGTTTGGCGTTTTTTGAGGTCTGGGCTTACCAGGTAAACCCGCGAGAGGTCTCGGTCGGCGATCCGATCGATTTAAGCAAGAGACTGGACGGCACGCCGACTCTCCGTCTCAGCTAGCGAGGGGAGTTGGCACTGGATCGGCAGGCTCCGGGCGTTCATGCGTGGAGAACTGTCGTGCGAAGGCCAGCAAATGGTCGGCGATCTCCTGGTTTGCCTGATCCTTGGTCTTTGTGCGCTCCGCCCAGCTAATAAAGTGCAGGGCAATGGCCTTGACTGAGAGCACGCAGTTGGCCGGGTTGGCGTGAATCGCATTTCTTAGGCAGAGGGCGTAGGGTGTCAGAGCCAATGCCTCGAGCAAATCCGCGGCAGCCAGGTGAGCGTCCGCTTGCGCTTTTTCCAACTCGCTCGAATTCAGGGTAAAGAGGGTCGATGCTTGGGCTCCGTTCTGCGCTAGCAAGCGATTCATGCGATTTCGGATCAGCAGCTCTTCCTCAGCCGCCGATCCGCTGATCGCCCTTTCTAGCCTACGAAAAGAGTAGTGTGCTTCGCAGTAATCCCGATTCTGGAGCAGGTGTTCCAGCATCGGGACTCCGAACAGCCCCAGTTCCATCATGAAGGGCACCACCGCTTTTTCTGCGATCGCGCTACCGAGCAGGAAGAGGGCCGTGGGGAGAAACGTCCTTCCGTTTTCCTTGGTTCCGGCGAGGTCATGTACCAGCAGGGAAGTCCCTTGCTGCCCTGAAGGGGGAGCGGCCGAGCTGAGCATGTGTTCAAACAACGCCCGGAACAGGCGACAGGTTAGCTCGAGGTTGCCGGCCAGGATTGGCTTCAGACTTTCGAGCGGGGTATCCTGTTCGTTGGCGACAATCTCCGCTTTCGCGGCGATCCAGCTCGGGGCGGGTGTCTTGGGCTGGAGCGACGAAGGTGCCCCTCCTGCGGTGGCTCCGAGCTGTCCCGATGACGGCTGATCATAGCGACTGGGGTCGATCAAGAGCGAAAGGAGCAGGCGAGTGCCATCGAACACC
The DNA window shown above is from Verrucomicrobiales bacterium and carries:
- a CDS encoding phosphoenolpyruvate carboxykinase (GTP), which gives rise to MNNMGSVRTRHPALIAWVQEMVDLCQPDRVFWCDGSEEERRFLTAEAVRQGVLIELNQDKLPGCYYHRSNPNDVARVEQCTFICSESAEDAGPTNNWMAPSEAYRKLYDLARGGMRGRTLYVIPYLMGPPNSPMSMVGVELSDSIYVALNMRIMARMGEIALNELGDRGDFSRGLHAMLDVNPERRFICHFPEDNTIISVGSAYGGNVLLGKKCLALRLASWRGRKEGWLAEHMLILGVESPQGNRTYVAAAFPSACGKTNFAMMIPPDRYQGWKVWTIGDDIAWMKPGPDGRLYAINPENGYFGVAPGTNFQSNPNAMRTIAKDTIYTNVALLPDGDVWWEGKDGPPPAHCTDWKGDPWTPESKEKAAHPNSRFTAPMRNNPMLADEVENPAGVPISAIIFGGRRATTLPLVYEAFNWIHGVYIGATMGSETTAAASGAVGQVRRDPMAMLPFCGYNMAHYFRHWLNMRKRMKFPPRIFNVNWFRKDNDGAFLWPGFRENMRVLNWIIERCAGKVGAYETPLGWFPNPSEFDVEGLKGFTEKDFERVQTIDLEEWRREVISQDELFIRLYSYLPKEMIFQRELLVARL
- a CDS encoding AAA family ATPase, producing MAQPLERSGRRPPIGAGGSQGRLLEFLLNPCSYPHHPKRVRLIQTHSAFVFIVPPFVYKVKKAVNFGFLDFSTLARRRAACERELELNRRLCDGVYLEVVPISRQARQLILGSGGQVIEYAIRMKYLSQSHMLDRLVRQGKVGTRDIQRIAVTLARFYTNQHPSAEVESWGRPVRLRLSTDENFAQTREFVGRTLSSVAYRTVRAFTQRFYQSGGLLLANRVKERRIRDCHGDLHLEHIHLTPHALHIYDCIEFNDRFRYVDVANDIAFLAMDLDHEGRPDLARALVHRLIRELGDPHLARLLPFYKCYRAYVRGKVESLHSLAESAPPQERTASAQRAAGYFRLALAYAIGASEPMVLVVMGRIGSGKSSVAQALGAELGWPVFSSDAQRKGLAGFPLHGRSDDQARKVLYSQGMTHRTYQALLKSALHSVRQGQSVILDATFARRSQRDWLRGALAAKGLPLRFVELVATDREVKRRLQRRERSPMEVSDARLEDFTTLSGLYQPASELPLHTVVRVISHGTVERVTSSALSRLARLAADRPVEAA
- a CDS encoding TIGR04283 family arsenosugar biosynthesis glycosyltransferase, producing the protein MIPVLNEVNGLEETVRRVRRVAEVREIIVVDGGSHDGTQALARSLGCSVFVAAPGRGGQMRLGAQQATADVVWLLHADTWVESDAGEVMLQCLRDPAVVAGGFWKRFRETRLLLLGSRFRCAVRVWIGRRIVGDMAMFIRREVLEQIGGVPDMELMEDFELSHRLRKVGRLALADGVVTTSARRFIEKGVLSTYFKMWQITMLYRLGRSPAELRRRYG
- the floA gene encoding flotillin-like protein FloA (flotillin-like protein involved in membrane lipid rafts) yields the protein MSPVTAQAVILGASWELPALGIGIIILLALALLLANFGWIYLRALFSGAKITWTELIALRLRRVPVGLIVDNRISAVRSGLPLSIDDLSTHYMAGGNVPMVVLALIASRKAAIPLSFDRACAIDLATKGTGKTLIEAVRTSINPRVIGCPAPSSGKLTITGVAKDGIIIKARVLVTVRTNLDRFVGGATEETIIARVGEGIVSTIGSSATYKEVLESPDLISRTVLNKGLDANTAFEILSLDIADLDVGENIGAKLQAEQAEANKLIAQAHAEIRRAAAVAEAQEMTARVAEMRALVVESEVQVPMGIAAAFRAGKLGPMG
- a CDS encoding sensor histidine kinase, with translation MKLRDQRVARRYHTALHAYLGRRGSASTEVVCHLGKNVLNLGVNTLRLAKLHDEIMTLELLPDCVPSRRPALIRRAGFFFAAAITPIKGVPKEGRAAEARLSRFIATLSQRTVQLAASNLELSREITQRKSVEKALKKSEQHYARLLKQSDRLQEQLRGLSRQILAAHEEERKKISRELHDVIAQTLTGINLRLSTLRKDAALNTKGLDRNIGRTQQLVERSVNIVHRFARELRPAVLDDLGLVPALQSFIKNFIEQTRIPTSLVVSSGMQRLDATRRTVLFRVAQEALTNVARHAKARHAQVRIQCGSRNIQMEIQDDGVAFRVQPVMRSLSGRHLGLLGMRERLEMIGGELQVDSTSRTGTLIRAKIPLGKASLGGVSKGRSRRKPKEIGPPTL
- a CDS encoding response regulator transcription factor gives rise to the protein MNPITVLLAEDHTMVREGFRAMLALERDIEVVGEAKDGRQAVVMTSRLKPEIVLMDIAMPLLNGLEATRQVMKLVPSTKVLVLSAHSDDAYIDAAIESGAVGFLLKQTSSSDVCRAIREIHAGRRFFSPSISRRLGQLESTTTRRVGALKDRVAQLTSREREVLQLIAEGKANKETAVELGIGIKTVEKHREHLMEKLDIHDTAGLTRYAIGAGIIESSVQTTTRSSS
- a CDS encoding transglutaminase family protein, with the translated sequence MHGAYLNLTVRVGCSLAYEVSVPTSVLFVLKPRLEGRVLVMQERLSFGIGLPAYEFQDSHGNITYRSMFMPGRNEIRHDALVAVSSLPDNRELVVPMLPVGELPCELLRYTLPSRYCDSDKLMDFAWNQFGMVPHGLARVQAICDWVHQNIEYRYMSGRSDLSASEVIHRRYGVCRDFAHVAVALCRAFNLPARYVTGHLPDIGHLDPGSPMDFHAYCEVYLGRDWYTFDPRFNEPRIGRVKVAHGADAVDGAFATVYGQASLAFFEVWAYQVNPREVSVGDPIDLSKRLDGTPTLRLS